From Streptomyces zhihengii, the proteins below share one genomic window:
- a CDS encoding TetR/AcrR family transcriptional regulator: MAQTSTRDRIVVAAARLLQRQGYVGTGIKQIATEAEATLGSVYHFFPGGKEAVAVAAIAHGREEFADVLRRALDGEADPGAAVQECARQLAEGLRDSGWTDGCPVTAAALETLGSDSPIQQACADALRDWERIVSDKLLRSGIPAGDARELAVTVVAALEGAEVTAQVNRSEEPLLVTGRQLARLVGSYALTRS, from the coding sequence ATGGCACAGACCAGCACCCGGGACCGGATCGTCGTCGCCGCCGCACGCCTCCTCCAGCGGCAGGGATACGTCGGCACGGGCATCAAGCAGATCGCCACCGAGGCGGAGGCCACCCTGGGCTCCGTCTACCACTTCTTCCCGGGTGGCAAGGAGGCCGTCGCCGTGGCCGCCATCGCCCACGGCCGCGAGGAGTTCGCGGACGTCCTGCGCCGGGCCCTGGACGGCGAGGCCGACCCCGGCGCGGCCGTGCAGGAGTGCGCACGGCAGCTCGCGGAGGGGCTGCGCGATTCGGGCTGGACGGACGGCTGCCCGGTCACGGCGGCCGCGCTGGAGACCCTCGGGTCCGACTCCCCCATCCAGCAGGCGTGCGCGGACGCGCTGCGCGACTGGGAGCGGATCGTCTCCGACAAGCTGCTGCGTTCCGGCATCCCGGCCGGCGACGCCCGGGAGCTGGCCGTCACCGTGGTCGCCGCCCTCGAAGGCGCCGAGGTCACCGCCCAGGTCAACCGGAGCGAGGAACCGCTGCTGGTGACGGGCCGGCAGCTCGCGCGCCTGGTGGGCTCCTACGCCCTCACCCGGTCCTGA
- a CDS encoding NAD(P)-dependent oxidoreductase produces the protein MTGKQPVTVIGLGPMGQAMVRTLLDGGHPVTVWNRTPDRADALVARGAVLAPSAAEAILASELTVLSLTDYEAVRTVLEPAAHALRGRVLVNLSSDTPEKTRAGARWVAEQGGIHLTGGVNVPPSGIGQPGSTAFYSGPREPFEAHRPTLDVLTGTDYRGEDPGLAALHYQLGMVMFWTSMLGYWQAIALADAHGLTAADVLPHATETLTGMGDFLSFYAGRIDAGEHGGDVDRLAMGVASAEHVLHTNADAGVDTALPAAVADIFRRGMDAGHAADSFSSLVELMKSPAAAAGARRQSQSQVSK, from the coding sequence ATGACCGGCAAGCAGCCCGTGACCGTCATCGGACTCGGCCCGATGGGCCAGGCCATGGTCCGTACCCTGCTCGACGGGGGCCACCCCGTCACCGTCTGGAACCGCACCCCCGACCGCGCCGACGCCCTCGTCGCGCGCGGCGCGGTCCTCGCGCCCAGTGCCGCGGAGGCGATCCTGGCGTCCGAGCTGACCGTCCTGAGCCTCACCGACTACGAGGCGGTGCGCACCGTCCTCGAACCGGCGGCCCACGCCCTGCGCGGCCGGGTGCTCGTCAACCTGAGCTCCGACACCCCGGAGAAGACGCGCGCCGGGGCGCGGTGGGTGGCCGAGCAGGGCGGCATCCATCTCACCGGCGGCGTCAACGTCCCGCCCTCAGGCATCGGACAGCCCGGGTCGACCGCCTTCTACAGCGGGCCGCGCGAGCCCTTCGAGGCCCATCGCCCCACCCTCGACGTGCTGACGGGCACCGACTACCGGGGCGAGGACCCCGGACTGGCCGCGCTCCACTACCAGTTGGGCATGGTCATGTTCTGGACGTCCATGCTCGGCTACTGGCAGGCCATCGCCCTCGCGGACGCCCACGGCCTCACGGCCGCCGACGTCCTCCCGCACGCCACCGAGACCCTGACCGGTATGGGGGACTTCCTCTCCTTCTACGCCGGGCGCATCGACGCGGGGGAGCACGGCGGCGACGTGGACCGGCTGGCGATGGGCGTGGCGAGCGCCGAGCACGTGCTGCACACCAACGCCGACGCGGGCGTCGACACCGCCCTCCCCGCGGCGGTGGCGGACATCTTCCGCCGCGGCATGGACGCCGGGCACGCGGCCGACAGCTTCTCCAGCCTGGTGGAGCTGATGAAGTCCCCGGCCGCCGCGGCGGGAGCGCGCCGTCAGTCCCAGTCCCAGGTGTCGAAGTAG
- a CDS encoding YciI family protein: MAKYLLLKHYRGAPAAADDVPMDRWTPEEISAHVQYMRDFADRLQETGEFVDGQALAPEGTWVRYDGEGRPPVTDGPFAETKDLIAGWMVIDTDTYERAVELAGELSAAPGAGGRPIHEWLELRPFLAEPPTVTE, translated from the coding sequence ATGGCCAAGTACCTTCTGCTCAAGCACTACCGCGGCGCCCCGGCGGCGGCCGACGACGTGCCCATGGACCGGTGGACACCCGAGGAGATCTCGGCGCACGTCCAGTACATGCGCGACTTCGCGGACCGGCTCCAGGAGACCGGCGAGTTCGTCGACGGCCAGGCGCTCGCGCCGGAGGGCACCTGGGTGCGCTACGACGGCGAGGGCCGCCCGCCCGTCACCGACGGGCCGTTCGCCGAGACCAAGGACCTCATCGCCGGCTGGATGGTGATCGACACCGACACCTACGAGCGCGCCGTCGAACTGGCCGGCGAACTGTCGGCGGCCCCCGGAGCGGGCGGCCGGCCGATCCACGAGTGGCTGGAGCTGCGCCCGTTCCTCGCCGAGCCGCCCACCGTCACGGAGTGA
- a CDS encoding GNAT family N-acetyltransferase, whose product MDASTIEVVETGRLSLVPLAVEHAREMAEVLGDPALHHFTGGAPYSAHDLRARYERLVAGSPDPSVTWWNWVVLLREEGRLAGTVQATLTGSGPGLTAEIAWVIGTPWQGRGIATEAARGLVAWLRGRGVRTVVAHVRPDHHASAAVAASAGLAPTDALHDGETRWELAAGPA is encoded by the coding sequence GTGGACGCGAGCACCATCGAGGTCGTCGAGACCGGCCGGCTGAGCCTTGTGCCGCTCGCCGTCGAGCACGCGCGGGAGATGGCCGAGGTGCTCGGCGACCCGGCGCTCCACCACTTCACCGGCGGCGCCCCGTACTCCGCCCACGACCTGCGCGCGCGGTACGAGCGCCTGGTGGCGGGCTCGCCCGACCCGTCCGTGACGTGGTGGAACTGGGTGGTCCTGCTCCGCGAGGAGGGCCGCCTGGCCGGGACGGTGCAGGCGACGCTCACCGGCTCAGGCCCCGGGCTCACCGCCGAGATCGCCTGGGTGATCGGGACACCCTGGCAGGGACGCGGCATCGCCACCGAGGCGGCGCGCGGGCTGGTCGCGTGGCTCCGGGGACGGGGCGTGCGGACGGTCGTCGCCCACGTCCGTCCGGACCATCACGCGTCCGCCGCCGTCGCCGCGTCCGCCGGCCTGGCGCCGACCGACGCACTGCACGACGGCGAGACCCGCTGGGAACTCGCCGCCGGCCCGGCCTGA
- a CDS encoding DUF2000 domain-containing protein codes for MDTTTAGAAGAAENPPVRFDTKIAVLLRDDLETWQRLNVTAFLVSGLGTASPEVIGAPYEDADGTAYLPMFRQPVLVFEAGKETMTLAHARALSRSLTTAVFTSDLFGTGNDRDNRAAVRAVGRDALDLVGMAVHGPRNAVDKVLKGARMHP; via the coding sequence ATGGATACGACAACCGCCGGGGCCGCCGGAGCGGCCGAGAACCCGCCCGTCCGCTTCGACACGAAGATCGCCGTCCTGCTCCGTGACGACCTGGAGACCTGGCAGCGGCTGAATGTGACCGCCTTCCTGGTCAGCGGCCTGGGCACGGCGTCGCCCGAGGTGATCGGCGCACCGTACGAGGACGCCGACGGCACGGCCTACCTGCCGATGTTCCGGCAGCCGGTGCTGGTCTTCGAGGCCGGCAAGGAGACGATGACGCTCGCCCACGCCCGTGCGCTGTCCCGTTCGCTGACCACCGCGGTGTTCACATCGGACCTGTTCGGGACGGGGAACGACCGGGACAACCGGGCGGCCGTGCGGGCCGTGGGCCGGGACGCACTCGATCTGGTGGGGATGGCCGTCCACGGGCCGCGCAACGCGGTGGACAAGGTGCTCAAGGGTGCGCGGATGCATCCCTGA
- a CDS encoding helix-turn-helix transcriptional regulator, with translation MASRQDVRAWRPAVPGVREVLHARFTEHSYPMHVHDAWTLLIVDDGVVRYELDHHERGTPHDTVSLLPPLVPHNGSPATAHGFRKRVVYLDTTRLDETLIGPAVDGPDLADPLLRTRIGQLHTALAGPGDELEAESRLTLIGDRLRAHLAPGDTPDPPADGRGGVARDLRDLLDERLCEGTSLEQCGRLLHVHPSHLVRSFSAAFGIAPHQYVMSRRVDLARRRLLAGQPPGEVAAALGFYDQPHFTRHFKRILGTTPGRYARAATGRGTGPAAPDAR, from the coding sequence GTGGCATCCCGGCAAGACGTCAGAGCGTGGCGCCCCGCGGTCCCGGGCGTACGGGAGGTCCTGCACGCCCGCTTCACCGAGCACTCCTACCCCATGCACGTCCACGACGCCTGGACGCTGCTGATCGTCGACGACGGCGTCGTCCGCTACGAACTGGACCACCACGAGCGCGGCACCCCGCACGACACCGTCAGCCTGCTGCCGCCGCTGGTCCCGCACAACGGATCGCCCGCCACCGCGCACGGTTTCCGCAAGCGCGTCGTCTACCTCGACACCACCCGGCTCGACGAGACCCTCATCGGCCCCGCCGTCGACGGCCCCGACCTCGCCGACCCCCTGCTGCGCACCCGCATCGGCCAGTTGCACACCGCGCTCGCCGGCCCGGGCGACGAACTGGAGGCCGAGAGCCGTCTGACCCTCATCGGCGACCGGCTGCGCGCGCATCTGGCGCCCGGGGACACCCCGGACCCCCCGGCCGACGGCCGCGGGGGCGTCGCCCGGGACCTGCGCGACCTGCTCGACGAGCGGCTGTGCGAGGGCACGTCGCTGGAGCAGTGCGGACGCCTGCTCCATGTGCACCCCTCGCATCTGGTGCGGTCCTTCAGCGCGGCGTTCGGCATCGCGCCGCACCAGTACGTCATGTCCCGGCGGGTCGACCTCGCCCGCCGCCGGCTCCTCGCCGGACAGCCGCCCGGCGAGGTGGCGGCCGCGCTCGGCTTCTACGACCAGCCCCATTTCACCCGGCACTTCAAGCGGATCCTCGGCACCACCCCGGGCCGCTACGCCCGCGCCGCGACCGGACGGGGCACCGGCCCGGCGGCGCCGGACGCGCGCTGA
- a CDS encoding NUDIX hydrolase — protein MAGVTGGGSAGRSADAPARHTVPVDVHLLAVRTGSAGAEVLLSRRAGAVYAAGMWHAPSGHVDGAHEDVVTAVVRETLEETGLVVHPDDVRAAVAVHHRGPGGRARIGFFFEVTRWTGTPRVREPQVCDAMDWFPLDALPAPMVAYCRAGIDAYRAGGGIAVHFQDPGDPIAHDPAHSPARDRPRAAAVRPFPVPHPQGGLSP, from the coding sequence GTGGCCGGGGTGACGGGCGGCGGCTCCGCCGGGCGGAGCGCGGACGCCCCGGCGCGGCACACCGTGCCGGTGGACGTGCACCTGCTGGCCGTCCGCACCGGGAGCGCGGGGGCCGAGGTGCTGCTGTCGCGGCGGGCGGGCGCGGTGTACGCGGCCGGGATGTGGCACGCCCCGTCCGGTCACGTCGACGGCGCCCACGAGGACGTCGTGACCGCCGTCGTCCGCGAGACGCTGGAGGAGACCGGCCTGGTCGTGCACCCGGACGATGTGCGCGCCGCGGTCGCCGTGCACCACAGGGGGCCCGGCGGGCGGGCGCGGATCGGGTTCTTCTTCGAGGTCACCCGCTGGACCGGGACGCCCCGGGTCCGCGAGCCGCAGGTGTGCGACGCCATGGACTGGTTCCCGCTGGACGCGCTGCCGGCACCGATGGTCGCCTACTGCCGGGCCGGGATCGACGCGTACCGGGCCGGCGGCGGGATCGCGGTGCACTTCCAGGACCCGGGCGATCCGATCGCCCACGACCCCGCCCACTCCCCCGCCCGCGACCGGCCGCGCGCGGCGGCCGTGCGGCCCTTCCCCGTCCCCCATCCGCAAGGAGGTCTTTCGCCGTGA
- a CDS encoding HGxxPAAW family protein, translated as MGVHGDHDLGHTVAGWTGTGIAVAGCGLAGAGLAAASGALLAAGAAVTVLAAVVTWALHLAGWGKPSGPRPVAEHSWRVRDTSAAAGHPSCAGCRLAGRRPRAAVPHPAEEPLSARVATAADDASPARSALPAPVAGPPA; from the coding sequence ATGGGCGTGCACGGGGACCACGATCTGGGCCATACGGTGGCGGGCTGGACGGGGACCGGCATCGCGGTCGCCGGCTGCGGGCTCGCCGGGGCCGGCCTGGCGGCGGCCTCCGGGGCCCTCCTCGCCGCCGGCGCGGCCGTCACGGTGCTCGCCGCGGTGGTCACCTGGGCGCTGCATCTGGCCGGCTGGGGCAAGCCGAGCGGTCCGCGCCCCGTGGCGGAACACTCCTGGCGCGTGCGCGACACCTCCGCCGCGGCGGGCCACCCGTCCTGCGCCGGCTGCCGCCTCGCGGGGCGCCGCCCCCGCGCGGCCGTTCCGCACCCCGCGGAAGAACCCCTCAGCGCGCGCGTCGCCACCGCCGCGGACGACGCCTCCCCCGCGCGGTCCGCGCTCCCGGCTCCGGTGGCCGGACCGCCCGCCTGA
- a CDS encoding RNA polymerase sigma factor, whose protein sequence is MDEALLRSLTPGVLGILVRRGADFAAAEDAVQDALLEAVRVWPSGQPRDPKGWLVTVAWRRFLDAARSDTARRRREDLADEEPEPGPVSGTDDTLWLYFLCAHPSLTPSSAVALTLRAVGGLSTRQIARAYLVPEATMAQRISRAKRTVGGARFEKPGDVGTVLRVLYLVFNEGYSGDVDLAAEAIRLTRQLGAAVDHPEVAGLLALMLLHHARRPARTAPDGSLVPLAEQDRGRWDTGAIAEGVAILQAALARDRLGEFQAQAAVAALHADAPTAQETDWVQIVEWYDELARLTDSPVVRLNRAVAVGEADGPRAGLAALATVDPGLPRRTAAEAYLRERDGDPRTAARLYAEAAREASSLAERDHLTRQAARLNTRPGA, encoded by the coding sequence ATGGACGAGGCCCTGCTCCGGAGCCTCACACCCGGTGTGCTCGGGATCCTCGTCCGCCGCGGAGCCGACTTCGCGGCGGCCGAGGACGCCGTCCAGGACGCGCTGCTGGAGGCGGTCCGCGTCTGGCCGTCCGGTCAGCCGCGTGATCCGAAGGGCTGGCTGGTCACCGTGGCCTGGCGCCGGTTCCTCGACGCGGCCAGGTCCGACACCGCCCGCCGCCGGCGCGAGGACCTCGCCGACGAGGAGCCGGAGCCCGGGCCGGTGTCCGGGACGGACGACACGCTGTGGCTGTACTTCCTGTGCGCCCACCCGTCGCTCACGCCGTCGTCCGCCGTCGCGCTCACCCTGCGCGCGGTGGGCGGCCTGAGCACCCGTCAGATCGCCCGGGCGTACCTGGTCCCCGAGGCGACCATGGCGCAGCGCATCAGCCGTGCCAAACGCACCGTCGGCGGGGCGCGCTTCGAGAAGCCCGGAGACGTCGGCACCGTGCTCCGGGTGCTCTACCTCGTCTTCAACGAGGGCTACTCCGGTGACGTCGACCTCGCCGCCGAGGCGATCCGGCTCACCCGGCAGCTCGGGGCCGCCGTCGACCACCCCGAAGTGGCGGGGCTGCTCGCGCTGATGCTGCTCCACCACGCCCGGCGCCCGGCCCGGACCGCACCCGACGGGAGCCTGGTGCCGCTCGCCGAGCAGGACCGGGGCCGGTGGGACACCGGCGCGATCGCCGAGGGGGTCGCGATCCTCCAGGCCGCGCTCGCCCGCGACCGGCTGGGCGAGTTCCAGGCGCAGGCCGCCGTCGCGGCGCTGCACGCCGACGCGCCCACCGCCCAGGAGACCGACTGGGTCCAGATCGTGGAGTGGTACGACGAACTCGCGCGCCTGACCGACAGTCCCGTCGTCCGCCTCAACCGCGCGGTCGCCGTCGGCGAGGCCGACGGACCCCGGGCGGGCCTCGCCGCGCTCGCGACGGTGGACCCGGGGCTGCCCCGCCGGACGGCGGCCGAGGCGTACCTGCGGGAACGCGACGGCGATCCGCGGACGGCGGCCCGGCTCTACGCCGAGGCGGCCCGCGAGGCGTCCAGCCTCGCCGAACGCGACCACCTGACCCGTCAGGCAGCCCGCCTCAACACCCGCCCGGGTGCGTGA
- a CDS encoding NUDIX domain-containing protein: MTHEAGTPTAAGPAPRGWLPTEEYAATLPKASVFGAVFFTDEDDRPLHLRAVYETGHPWQWPGGTADPGERPWETAVRETEEETGIWMPGPPRLLAAVFGLPGARWPLATTGFVFDGGRLTARQIAAVTLDPDEHDEVRVLPLDDWRPLMPGKDFARLRAVLHARRTGMPAYFDTWDWD; this comes from the coding sequence GTGACGCACGAGGCCGGCACCCCGACTGCCGCAGGCCCCGCTCCGAGGGGGTGGCTTCCGACGGAGGAGTACGCGGCGACGCTGCCCAAGGCGTCCGTCTTCGGGGCGGTGTTCTTCACCGACGAGGACGACCGTCCGCTGCATCTGCGTGCCGTCTACGAGACGGGCCACCCGTGGCAGTGGCCGGGCGGGACGGCGGACCCCGGGGAACGGCCGTGGGAGACGGCCGTCCGCGAGACCGAGGAGGAGACGGGCATTTGGATGCCCGGTCCGCCACGGCTGCTGGCCGCCGTGTTCGGCCTGCCGGGGGCCCGCTGGCCGCTGGCGACCACGGGCTTCGTCTTCGACGGCGGGCGGCTCACCGCGCGGCAGATCGCCGCCGTCACCCTCGACCCCGACGAGCACGACGAGGTCCGCGTCCTGCCGCTGGACGACTGGCGTCCGCTCATGCCGGGCAAGGACTTCGCCCGGCTGCGCGCCGTGCTGCACGCCCGGCGGACGGGGATGCCCGCCTACTTCGACACCTGGGACTGGGACTGA
- a CDS encoding NUDIX hydrolase, with amino-acid sequence MPHVVGVHLHLERDGRVLLGLRHPDTPYAGGLWHALAGHCEDESATACLVREAYEEAGLVIDAADLRLVHTVHAAGRDGPPRLQLFFRARRWEGDPEVREPDKCVAWRWWEAGEPPERLVPYTRAALDGIRAGRPYSETGWPG; translated from the coding sequence GTGCCGCATGTCGTCGGGGTGCATCTGCATCTGGAGCGCGACGGGCGGGTGCTGCTCGGGCTGCGGCATCCGGACACGCCGTACGCGGGCGGGCTCTGGCACGCCCTCGCGGGCCACTGCGAGGACGAGTCCGCGACGGCGTGCCTGGTGCGCGAGGCGTACGAGGAGGCGGGCCTCGTGATCGACGCCGCCGACCTCCGGCTCGTCCACACCGTGCACGCGGCGGGCCGGGACGGCCCGCCGCGGCTCCAGCTCTTCTTCCGGGCCCGCCGCTGGGAGGGTGACCCGGAGGTGCGCGAGCCGGACAAGTGCGTCGCATGGCGGTGGTGGGAGGCCGGGGAGCCGCCCGAGCGGCTCGTCCCGTACACCCGCGCGGCGCTCGACGGCATCCGGGCCGGCCGCCCCTACAGCGAGACGGGGTGGCCGGGGTGA
- a CDS encoding MarR family transcriptional regulator gives MGQGKARPAATAAEAQYAMDRMIAVAQFGQQDIARRLGINVTDLTCLGFLIEARTSGEALAAGGLAERARLTTGAVTGVLNRLEKAGYVRRVPDPGDRRRVTVVMEEAAEQRILEVYGPFYARLGELFADYEPAEVAVLADWFGRATELFRESLDEIRDSGAATRPTPRA, from the coding sequence GTGGGGCAGGGCAAGGCGCGTCCGGCGGCGACGGCCGCCGAGGCGCAGTACGCGATGGACCGGATGATCGCGGTCGCCCAGTTCGGGCAGCAGGACATCGCGCGGCGGCTCGGGATCAATGTCACCGACCTCACCTGCCTCGGCTTCCTGATCGAGGCGCGGACGTCCGGAGAGGCCCTGGCCGCCGGCGGCCTGGCCGAACGCGCCCGGCTGACCACGGGAGCGGTGACGGGCGTGCTCAACCGGCTGGAGAAGGCCGGCTACGTCCGCCGGGTTCCCGACCCGGGGGACCGGCGGCGGGTGACGGTGGTGATGGAGGAAGCCGCGGAGCAGCGGATCCTGGAGGTCTACGGCCCGTTCTACGCACGGCTCGGGGAGTTGTTCGCCGACTACGAACCGGCCGAGGTCGCCGTCCTGGCCGACTGGTTCGGGCGGGCGACGGAGCTGTTCCGGGAGTCCCTGGACGAGATCCGGGACAGCGGGGCCGCCACCCGGCCGACGCCCCGCGCCTGA